One window of the Fibrobacter sp. UWR4 genome contains the following:
- a CDS encoding HD-GYP domain-containing protein yields the protein MSALSQYHDLILCVVSALEARDSYTSFHSSRVAEMVEALCRFMGITGDQEEHFHIAAHLHDVGKIGIRDDVLLKAGRLNDEEWEIMKSHSLQGYEILRKAKLFEEVAVIVRGHHERWDGKGYPDRLSGSSIPLGSRLIAIADSIDAMISDRPYRKGLDVSICKEEIKKERRDYVRSRRS from the coding sequence ATGTCAGCCTTATCTCAATACCATGACTTAATCTTGTGCGTCGTTTCCGCCCTGGAAGCAAGAGATTCCTACACCAGTTTCCATTCCTCCCGCGTAGCGGAAATGGTGGAAGCCCTATGCAGGTTTATGGGCATAACCGGCGATCAGGAAGAGCATTTTCACATTGCCGCGCATCTGCACGACGTGGGTAAAATCGGGATTCGTGACGATGTTCTTTTGAAAGCAGGACGATTGAATGATGAAGAATGGGAAATCATGAAATCCCATTCTTTGCAAGGTTACGAAATTTTACGGAAAGCGAAACTCTTTGAAGAAGTAGCCGTCATTGTTCGCGGTCACCATGAACGCTGGGATGGAAAAGGCTATCCCGACAGATTGTCTGGCAGCAGCATTCCCCTAGGTTCAAGACTTATCGCTATCGCAGATTCCATCGACGCCATGATTTCAGACCGTCCTTACCGCAAGGGACTGGACGTTTCCATTTGCAAGGAAGAAATAAAAAAAGAACGCCGGGATTATGTACGATCCCGACGTAGTTAA
- a CDS encoding flavodoxin, with the protein MSKIAIVYWSGTGNTEMMAKEIEAGAKAAGGDVSIFATSEFTADSAAVFDKFALGCPAMGAEELEDSEFLPLYEQLKPSLSGKKVVLFGSYGWGGGEYMTAWKNDAVSSGLILVDDPLAIENAPDDDGKSKCQELGRVLALA; encoded by the coding sequence ATGAGCAAAATTGCAATTGTCTATTGGTCTGGAACCGGAAACACTGAAATGATGGCTAAGGAAATTGAAGCTGGCGCAAAGGCCGCCGGCGGTGATGTTTCCATTTTTGCCACTTCTGAATTTACCGCTGATTCTGCAGCTGTCTTTGATAAGTTTGCTTTGGGTTGCCCGGCTATGGGCGCCGAAGAACTGGAAGATAGTGAATTTCTGCCTTTGTATGAACAGCTGAAACCGTCTCTTTCTGGAAAGAAGGTCGTTTTGTTCGGTTCTTACGGCTGGGGCGGCGGTGAATATATGACTGCCTGGAAAAATGATGCAGTCTCTTCGGGCCTTATCTTGGTGGATGATCCCCTGGCTATTGAAAATGCCCCCGATGATGATGGCAAATCCAAGTGCCAGGAATTGGGCAGGGTATTGGCTTTGGCATAA
- a CDS encoding DUF1490 domain-containing protein: MSIFKNEKFWLVVAGAVGSAVTKKVLKAKKTRELAVTGLAHGMKFTADAKAAFQDMKDEANDICNDAKAEAGLDK, from the coding sequence ATGTCCATTTTCAAAAATGAAAAGTTCTGGTTGGTTGTTGCTGGTGCCGTTGGCTCCGCTGTAACCAAGAAGGTCCTTAAGGCCAAGAAAACTCGCGAACTTGCGGTGACTGGACTTGCTCATGGCATGAAGTTCACTGCCGATGCAAAGGCCGCCTTCCAGGATATGAAGGATGAGGCCAATGACATTTGCAATGACGCCAAGGCCGAAGCTGGTCTCGACAAGTAG
- a CDS encoding DUF3793 family protein, translating into MAKMLDSCLVRQCAPTLAGVKVGSLFCLEIADGVLLCNILARWNKTLNVKGVFARVLAEKNGRYYIYVYRDCELERLSKIGEVQSFLKGFGYAEFDVESLLKFFKVRMAKSACFPHEVGVFLGYPLDDVRDFIVYGGKNYKRIGCWKVYNDVPNSMHIFEVYKKCQKIMADMFERGVSLERLTVAS; encoded by the coding sequence ATGGCAAAAATGCTTGATTCCTGTCTTGTTCGGCAATGCGCCCCTACACTCGCTGGAGTAAAAGTGGGCAGTCTATTCTGCCTAGAAATTGCAGATGGTGTGTTGCTGTGCAATATTCTTGCTCGCTGGAACAAGACCTTAAATGTGAAAGGAGTTTTTGCTCGAGTTCTGGCTGAAAAGAATGGCCGGTATTACATCTATGTGTATAGAGATTGTGAATTGGAAAGACTAAGCAAAATTGGTGAAGTGCAGTCTTTTTTAAAGGGTTTTGGCTATGCGGAATTTGATGTTGAATCTTTGCTGAAGTTCTTTAAAGTTCGAATGGCGAAGTCAGCCTGTTTCCCTCACGAAGTGGGCGTTTTTCTTGGTTACCCTTTAGATGACGTTCGTGATTTTATTGTGTATGGCGGTAAAAATTACAAGCGGATCGGTTGTTGGAAAGTCTACAATGACGTTCCGAACTCTATGCATATTTTTGAAGTCTATAAAAAATGCCAAAAGATTATGGCGGATATGTTTGAACGAGGCGTTTCATTGGAACGCCTAACTGTCGCAAGTTAA
- a CDS encoding heavy metal translocating P-type ATPase — protein MKFKIKYDQPGRIRFNAGPYAFEPEFEARIHKACVSLPCVERAVVRSVNGGILLEYSATDGDFDVSRNSILNFMKDLVPKTLPEADGETEFQLQKLDDNFQNSLCVMIARRYLMRWFVPLPIRTAITVFRGLKYVAKGISTLVNGRLTVDVLDGAAIGASMLQKNYDSAGTVMFLLGVSGLLEDYTKARTRTALTGSLAVKVDQVWVVKDGVDTLVSLKDVLPGNLVRVRSGAMIPVDGTVVEGEAFVNESTMTGESKAVLKNAGKTVFAGTVLDEGSIVVNVRAVNGNTKIQKIIELIDHSEDLKAGIQSRAEHLADSIVPFSFLGFGLTLLLTQDISKAVSILMVDYSCAIKLSTPISVISALREAADMNMTVKGGKYLEEFALADTIIFDKTGTLTKAEPKLQKVIAFGGRSEEEILKIAACIEEHFPHSMARAIVNGAAERGIDHAEEHADVKYIVAHGIATTLNGERAVIGSRHFVVEDEKVLVTEEQQSVIDTEGGAASVIYLGIGGKLAGALCISDPPREEAALAIKRLRETGIGNVVMITGDSQNAAARTAEILGIDKFYAQVLPEDKHNYVECLKAEGKRVIMVGDGINDAPALAAANVSVAMSDASDIARETADVTLRGENLEDLAELRVLSQKLMNRIQTNYKFIVAFNTGLLAGGFFGFLSPATSAFLHNASTMAICAKSMTRLKAS, from the coding sequence ATGAAATTCAAAATTAAGTACGATCAGCCTGGCCGCATTCGTTTTAACGCTGGCCCCTACGCTTTCGAACCCGAATTTGAAGCACGTATTCACAAGGCTTGTGTCAGCTTGCCTTGTGTGGAACGAGCTGTTGTGCGTAGCGTCAATGGCGGTATTCTTCTGGAATACTCTGCTACCGACGGGGATTTTGACGTAAGTCGAAATTCCATTCTGAATTTTATGAAGGATCTGGTGCCCAAGACCCTTCCCGAAGCGGATGGTGAAACTGAATTCCAGCTGCAAAAGCTGGATGATAATTTTCAGAATAGCCTGTGCGTGATGATTGCCCGCCGTTATCTCATGCGCTGGTTTGTTCCGCTGCCCATACGTACGGCCATTACGGTTTTCCGGGGGCTCAAATATGTGGCCAAGGGTATTTCTACGCTAGTAAACGGCCGTTTGACTGTAGATGTTCTGGACGGTGCAGCTATAGGGGCGTCCATGCTGCAGAAAAACTACGACTCCGCGGGTACGGTCATGTTCCTGCTGGGCGTATCCGGTTTGCTTGAAGACTATACCAAGGCTCGTACCCGTACGGCCCTTACAGGAAGCCTTGCTGTAAAGGTGGACCAGGTCTGGGTAGTGAAGGATGGCGTAGACACATTGGTCTCTTTGAAGGATGTTCTGCCTGGTAACCTGGTAAGAGTCCGTTCCGGAGCCATGATTCCTGTGGATGGAACAGTTGTAGAAGGCGAAGCTTTTGTGAACGAATCCACCATGACGGGCGAATCAAAGGCTGTGTTGAAGAATGCGGGAAAGACAGTATTTGCGGGCACCGTACTGGATGAAGGCTCCATAGTGGTAAATGTCCGTGCGGTTAACGGCAATACGAAAATCCAGAAAATCATCGAGCTCATTGACCATAGTGAAGATCTGAAGGCGGGCATCCAGAGCCGTGCGGAACATCTGGCTGATAGCATTGTTCCCTTCAGTTTCCTGGGATTTGGTCTTACGCTTTTGCTGACACAGGACATTTCCAAGGCTGTTTCCATCCTGATGGTGGATTATTCCTGCGCCATTAAACTTTCTACCCCGATTTCTGTGATTTCTGCATTGCGTGAGGCGGCGGATATGAACATGACGGTGAAGGGCGGAAAGTATCTGGAAGAATTCGCCTTGGCAGATACCATCATTTTCGATAAGACGGGGACGCTTACCAAGGCGGAACCGAAACTTCAGAAAGTCATTGCCTTTGGTGGTCGTTCCGAAGAAGAAATTTTAAAGATAGCAGCCTGCATTGAAGAACATTTTCCCCATAGTATGGCACGCGCCATTGTAAATGGTGCTGCAGAGCGAGGCATCGACCATGCGGAAGAGCATGCGGACGTGAAGTATATTGTGGCTCACGGAATTGCCACAACCTTGAATGGTGAACGCGCTGTTATCGGTAGCAGGCATTTTGTCGTTGAAGACGAAAAAGTTCTCGTAACCGAAGAACAGCAGTCTGTCATTGATACGGAAGGCGGTGCCGCTTCTGTGATTTACTTAGGAATTGGTGGTAAGTTAGCCGGCGCCTTATGCATTAGCGACCCCCCGCGAGAAGAAGCTGCTTTGGCCATCAAGCGTCTTCGTGAAACAGGAATCGGTAACGTGGTGATGATTACGGGCGATAGTCAGAATGCTGCAGCACGAACTGCTGAAATTCTCGGCATAGACAAATTCTATGCGCAGGTCTTGCCTGAAGACAAGCACAATTATGTGGAATGTCTGAAAGCGGAAGGTAAACGCGTCATTATGGTGGGGGATGGCATCAATGATGCTCCCGCTCTAGCTGCGGCAAACGTTTCTGTTGCCATGAGCGATGCCTCCGATATTGCTCGAGAAACTGCGGACGTAACTCTCCGAGGAGAAAATCTAGAAGATTTGGCAGAACTTCGCGTTCTTAGCCAAAAGTTGATGAATCGAATCCAGACCAACTACAAGTTCATCGTCGCCTTTAATACGGGGCTACTTGCGGGCGGTTTCTTCGGATTTCTTTCTCCCGCTACATCTGCATTTTTGCACAATGCATCCACTATGGCTATCTGTGCAAAAAGCATGACTAGGTTGAAGGCTTCATAA